A single window of bacterium DNA harbors:
- a CDS encoding YhbY family RNA-binding protein, with product MRAALHGERPAVQVGKNGVDEALVASAEQALAAREAIKVRVGGGCPLEPAEVAEALAIELKAEVVAITGGTILLYRPQPEEAK from the coding sequence ATCCGCGCCGCGCTCCACGGCGAACGCCCCGCGGTCCAGGTCGGGAAGAACGGCGTGGACGAGGCGCTGGTCGCGTCGGCGGAGCAGGCGCTCGCCGCCCGCGAGGCGATCAAGGTCCGGGTCGGCGGCGGCTGCCCGCTCGAGCCGGCCGAGGTCGCGGAGGCGCTCGCGATCGAGCTCAAGGCCGAGGTCGTGGCCATAACCGGCGGCACGATCCTGCTCTACCGCCCGCAGCCCGAAGAAGCGAAATAG